A region from the Achromobacter seleniivolatilans genome encodes:
- a CDS encoding LysE/ArgO family amino acid transporter, with product MSSAFIPGFLLSLSLILAIGAQNAFVLRQGLRQEHVFAVCLTCAVSDAILIAAGVAGFGLAVNALPWLESAMRYGGALFLFAYAARSLASALRQQHGSLTPSTKQTAGRAATLAACLAFTWLNPHVYLDTVVLLGSISSQYEGQKTAFALGAMSASFVFFFALGFGARLLRPVFADPRAWRLLDACVAIAMFTIGLKLVL from the coding sequence ATGTCCTCCGCTTTTATTCCCGGCTTCCTGCTCAGCCTGAGCCTCATTCTTGCCATTGGCGCTCAAAACGCCTTCGTCCTGCGGCAAGGGCTGCGCCAGGAACATGTCTTTGCCGTTTGCCTGACCTGTGCCGTGTCCGACGCCATCCTGATTGCGGCGGGCGTGGCCGGCTTTGGCTTGGCGGTCAACGCGCTGCCTTGGCTGGAATCCGCCATGCGATATGGCGGTGCGCTGTTCCTGTTTGCTTATGCGGCGCGCAGCCTGGCCTCGGCGCTGCGCCAGCAACACGGCAGCTTGACTCCTTCCACCAAACAAACAGCCGGGCGCGCCGCCACGCTGGCTGCCTGCCTGGCCTTTACGTGGCTCAACCCGCACGTCTATCTGGACACGGTGGTGCTGCTGGGTTCCATTTCCAGCCAATACGAAGGACAAAAAACCGCATTCGCGCTGGGCGCGATGTCGGCGTCCTTTGTTTTCTTCTTTGCGCTGGGTTTTGGCGCGCGGCTGCTGCGGCCGGTATTCGCGGACCCGCGCGCATGGCGATTGTTGGACGCCTGCGTGGCAATCGCGATGTTTACGATAGGCCTGAAACTGGTGCTGTAG
- a CDS encoding YdcH family protein gives MFPEYRNLITQLKSENAHFSALFQRHNDLDQEIKNMEDGIVPSSGNNIEVLKKEKLHLKDKLYGLLRAADPNASQA, from the coding sequence ATGTTCCCTGAATATCGCAACCTCATTACCCAGCTGAAATCCGAGAACGCGCATTTCTCGGCCTTGTTCCAGCGTCACAACGACCTGGACCAGGAAATCAAGAACATGGAAGACGGCATCGTGCCGAGTTCGGGCAACAACATTGAGGTCCTGAAGAAAGAGAAGCTGCACCTGAAAGATAAGCTGTATGGCTTGTTGCGGGCGGCAGACCCGAACGCCAGCCAGGCTTAG
- a CDS encoding sterol desaturase family protein, whose protein sequence is MKQRAPIHRQIFELFRQDGRINPGTGMMSGVIALFLAILAVLGVLAFHFPAYLTTPELRAFYTVEAMRTLLFCALLVSGSIALANTVLGRQRWLNITAFVLVCGAVAAGGSQVVVTTTNTGNHPYLGLDWFILDLLASSTVFIIFEKLTPLYPGQPVFRGEWQVDMKHFLFNHLSVGAVLLCINFFIHRLFSWAAYEPLQELIRSMPYLLELFVAVLVADLAQYAAHRIYHEVPVMWRFHAVHHSTRTLDWLAGSRLHIVELLITRVAVLGVLFVLGFSKSVLDAYIIIVGFQAVLIHSNVRLPWGWLRYIIVTPDFHYWHHSSDTEAIDKNYAAHFSFIDYIFGTAVRGVGNRLPEKYGILDNDMPGTFLAQQAYPFKRKK, encoded by the coding sequence ATGAAACAGCGCGCGCCTATCCATCGGCAAATTTTTGAGCTCTTCAGGCAAGACGGACGCATCAATCCGGGTACAGGCATGATGAGCGGCGTGATTGCGCTGTTTCTGGCGATCCTGGCGGTACTGGGCGTACTGGCATTTCACTTCCCGGCCTATCTGACGACACCGGAACTTCGCGCGTTCTACACGGTGGAAGCGATGCGCACGTTGTTGTTCTGCGCATTGCTGGTGTCGGGTTCGATCGCGCTGGCCAATACCGTATTGGGCCGTCAACGCTGGCTGAATATCACCGCGTTCGTGTTGGTCTGCGGCGCAGTGGCGGCGGGCGGCAGTCAGGTCGTCGTTACGACCACCAATACCGGCAATCACCCCTATTTGGGGCTGGACTGGTTCATTCTGGACCTGCTGGCATCCAGCACGGTCTTCATCATCTTCGAAAAGCTGACGCCGCTGTATCCGGGGCAACCGGTATTTCGCGGTGAGTGGCAAGTGGACATGAAGCACTTCCTGTTCAACCACCTGTCGGTGGGGGCGGTGCTGTTGTGCATCAACTTCTTCATCCACAGGCTGTTTTCGTGGGCGGCCTACGAACCGCTGCAAGAGTTGATCCGGTCCATGCCGTATCTGCTGGAACTGTTTGTGGCGGTGCTGGTGGCAGATCTGGCGCAATACGCGGCGCATCGTATCTATCACGAGGTGCCGGTCATGTGGCGCTTCCACGCCGTGCACCACAGCACGCGCACGCTGGACTGGCTGGCAGGATCGCGTCTGCATATCGTTGAGTTGCTGATCACTCGCGTGGCTGTGCTGGGCGTGTTGTTTGTGCTTGGTTTTTCCAAGTCGGTGCTGGATGCCTACATCATCATCGTCGGTTTCCAGGCAGTGCTGATTCACTCGAACGTCAGGCTGCCCTGGGGCTGGCTGCGCTACATCATCGTGACGCCGGATTTCCATTACTGGCACCATTCGTCGGACACCGAGGCGATCGACAAGAACTACGCGGCGCATTTCTCGTTTATCGACTACATCTTCGGCACCGCCGTGCGCGGCGTGGGCAATCGCCTGCCGGAGAAGTACGGCATCCTGGACAACGATATGCCCGGGACCTTCCTGGCCCAGCAGGCGTATCCCTTCAAGCGCAAGAAGTAA
- a CDS encoding anti-sigma factor, producing the protein MTGPQESPADLNQLAGEYVLGTLTAAQRREVQTRLTHDAALRAAVSRWEEQLLPLTSLSEPVEPSASLWPRISQSISATAAQRPAVKRSPGMWDSLFFWRSLAAGGMAAVLILGSTLALRPPAGPGAPQYVVVLVAPQSQAPGWVVQAQAGQTAVQLVPLAATEVPADRALEFWTKADGWAGPVSLGLIKPGESVRIPLDKLPPLEPNQLFELTLEPKTGSPIGKPTGPIQFIGRAVKML; encoded by the coding sequence ATGACCGGCCCCCAAGAATCCCCTGCCGACCTGAACCAGCTCGCGGGCGAATATGTTTTAGGCACGTTGACGGCCGCGCAACGCCGCGAGGTGCAGACGCGCTTGACTCACGATGCGGCCTTGCGCGCAGCAGTCTCGAGATGGGAAGAACAATTGCTGCCGCTGACCAGCCTGTCCGAACCGGTTGAGCCTTCGGCAAGCCTGTGGCCTCGCATCAGCCAATCCATCTCTGCTACCGCTGCACAGCGGCCCGCCGTCAAGCGCTCGCCCGGCATGTGGGACAGTCTGTTTTTCTGGCGTAGTCTGGCGGCAGGCGGCATGGCCGCAGTCCTGATTCTAGGCAGCACCTTAGCGCTGCGTCCGCCCGCGGGACCCGGCGCGCCGCAATACGTCGTTGTGTTGGTGGCGCCGCAATCCCAAGCGCCCGGCTGGGTCGTCCAGGCCCAGGCCGGTCAGACAGCCGTGCAACTGGTGCCGCTGGCGGCCACCGAAGTGCCTGCGGACCGCGCACTGGAATTCTGGACCAAGGCCGACGGCTGGGCCGGACCTGTCTCACTGGGTCTGATCAAACCAGGAGAATCCGTTCGCATCCCGCTGGACAAGTTGCCGCCGTTGGAACCCAATCAGCTGTTTGAGCTGACGCTCGAACCCAAGACCGGCTCGCCCATCGGCAAGCCCACCGGCCCGATTCAATTCATTGGCCGCGCGGTAAAGATGCTCTAG
- a CDS encoding sigma-70 family RNA polymerase sigma factor, with amino-acid sequence MPNRLNPDFDYEATLKECAAGRRPALESLYLQEGPRLLGVAQRLLRDRAWAEDIVHDAFVKIWKQAGSFDASRGSARGWVYSITRNLALNALRDTARETAVDEDTAAALDARDAMEAWHDTRDAFDWRASAGQIGPCLEQLEPVRRNCVLHAYVEGLSHSEIAQRLGAPLGTVKAWIKRSLQALKECLA; translated from the coding sequence ATGCCGAACCGCCTGAACCCGGATTTCGATTACGAAGCAACTCTGAAGGAGTGCGCTGCCGGCCGCCGGCCTGCACTGGAATCCCTATACCTGCAAGAAGGCCCGCGCCTGCTCGGCGTGGCCCAGCGACTGCTGCGCGACCGCGCTTGGGCAGAGGACATCGTGCATGACGCTTTCGTCAAAATCTGGAAACAGGCGGGCAGTTTCGACGCGTCGCGCGGATCAGCGCGCGGCTGGGTCTACAGCATCACGCGCAACCTGGCGCTGAACGCGCTGCGCGACACCGCGCGTGAAACTGCCGTAGATGAAGACACCGCCGCCGCGCTGGACGCGCGCGACGCCATGGAAGCGTGGCACGATACCCGCGACGCTTTCGATTGGCGCGCCAGCGCTGGCCAGATCGGCCCCTGCCTGGAACAGCTGGAACCCGTGCGCCGTAATTGCGTATTGCACGCCTACGTGGAAGGCTTGTCGCATAGCGAAATTGCCCAACGCCTGGGCGCGCCGCTAGGCACGGTCAAAGCCTGGATCAAGCGCAGTCTGCAAGCGCTCAAGGAGTGCCTGGCATGA
- a CDS encoding DUF3455 domain-containing protein: MKTQRSNRIPTVAGLFAVSLLAACGTMSSKSMAYSQNDLPASVQVPTGNKVAWETVGVGEITYECRAKADMKSQTEWVFAGPKAVLNDRQGKQVGTYYGPPATWEAKDGSKLTGTQVAVAPSGEGNLPYQLVKANPVVGAGALTGVTYIQRVALKGGVAPKTPCTTATLGQKSQVQYQADYIFWKAN; this comes from the coding sequence ATGAAGACCCAACGTTCGAATCGCATTCCCACCGTTGCCGGCCTGTTCGCCGTGTCGCTCCTTGCCGCCTGCGGCACGATGAGCTCCAAATCCATGGCCTATTCGCAGAACGATCTGCCTGCCAGCGTCCAGGTCCCCACCGGCAATAAGGTCGCCTGGGAAACCGTGGGCGTGGGCGAGATCACCTACGAATGCCGCGCCAAGGCCGACATGAAGAGCCAGACGGAATGGGTGTTTGCAGGCCCCAAGGCCGTCTTGAATGACCGCCAGGGCAAGCAGGTGGGCACGTATTACGGGCCTCCGGCCACTTGGGAAGCCAAGGACGGTTCCAAGCTGACGGGCACGCAAGTCGCCGTAGCCCCGTCCGGCGAAGGGAATCTGCCCTATCAGTTGGTCAAGGCCAACCCCGTTGTGGGTGCTGGCGCGCTGACAGGCGTGACCTACATCCAGCGCGTTGCGCTCAAAGGCGGCGTAGCGCCCAAGACCCCTTGCACCACGGCAACGCTGGGCCAGAAGAGCCAAGTGCAATATCAGGCTGACTACATTTTCTGGAAGGCAAACTAA
- the ycaC gene encoding isochorismate family cysteine hydrolase YcaC has protein sequence MTKPYVKLDKNEAAVLLVDHQAGLLSLVRDFQPDQFKNNVLALADLAEYFKLPTILTTSFENGPNGPLVQELKDKFPDAPYIARPGNINAWDNEDFVKVVKATGKKQLIIAGVVTEVCVAFPALSALEEGFDVFVVTDASGTFNEVTRNAAWSRMEQAGAQLMSWFGVACELHRDWRNDVEGLGTLFANHIPDYRNLMASYSAKAGK, from the coding sequence ATGACCAAACCCTACGTGAAACTGGACAAAAACGAAGCCGCCGTTCTGCTGGTGGATCACCAGGCCGGCTTGCTGTCGCTGGTTCGTGACTTCCAACCCGATCAGTTCAAGAACAACGTTTTGGCCCTGGCCGATCTGGCCGAATACTTCAAACTGCCCACCATCCTGACCACCAGCTTCGAAAACGGCCCCAACGGCCCGCTGGTGCAAGAACTGAAAGACAAATTCCCCGATGCGCCCTACATCGCCCGCCCCGGCAACATCAACGCCTGGGACAACGAAGACTTCGTGAAGGTCGTCAAGGCCACCGGCAAGAAGCAACTGATCATCGCTGGCGTCGTGACCGAAGTTTGCGTTGCCTTCCCCGCCCTGTCGGCCCTGGAAGAAGGCTTTGACGTGTTTGTCGTGACCGACGCGTCCGGCACCTTCAATGAAGTCACCCGCAACGCTGCCTGGAGCCGCATGGAGCAAGCCGGCGCGCAATTGATGTCTTGGTTTGGCGTGGCGTGCGAACTGCACCGCGACTGGCGCAACGATGTGGAAGGCCTGGGCACGCTGTTTGCCAACCACATCCCCGACTACCGCAACCTGATGGCGTCGTATTCGGCCAAGGCCGGCAAGTAA
- a CDS encoding LysR substrate-binding domain-containing protein: MHDLNDLYYFVQVVRNGGFAPAGRTLDIPKSRLSRRIALLEERLGVRLIQRSTRTFAVTELGQEYFDQCLSMLAGAEAAQDVIDRTHAEPQGTIRMSAPPALIYYFLGDVVARFMERCPKVHVYLKSFSRSVDVLREGFDLAVRVRFGPMESSDLVMKHLGMSCQSLVASPSLAATLPVTADVQQISQLPTLALGTEQRECQWRLDGPNGARQAVPFTPRLVTDDMLALKQATLRGVGVAALPLMMIREELDAGTLVPVGAPWYPEPGAVHAVFPTRRGLLPAVRELLDFMGAEYGENARREHDTQLRHGIPIPKGTPSSDL; encoded by the coding sequence ATGCACGACTTGAATGATCTCTACTACTTCGTCCAGGTCGTCAGAAACGGGGGCTTTGCCCCTGCCGGACGCACGCTGGATATTCCCAAGTCCCGGCTGAGCCGGCGCATCGCGCTGCTGGAAGAGCGCCTGGGCGTGCGGCTGATCCAGCGTTCCACCCGGACCTTCGCGGTCACGGAGCTGGGCCAGGAGTACTTCGATCAATGCCTGTCGATGCTGGCCGGGGCGGAAGCCGCGCAAGACGTGATCGACCGCACCCACGCCGAACCGCAAGGCACGATCCGCATGAGCGCCCCGCCCGCGCTGATCTATTACTTTCTGGGTGATGTGGTGGCGCGCTTTATGGAAAGGTGCCCTAAAGTCCACGTGTACTTGAAGAGCTTTTCAAGATCCGTGGATGTGCTGCGCGAGGGGTTCGACCTGGCCGTGCGCGTGCGCTTTGGCCCCATGGAAAGCAGCGATCTGGTCATGAAGCATCTGGGCATGAGCTGCCAGAGCCTGGTTGCCAGCCCGTCGCTGGCCGCGACTCTGCCGGTGACGGCCGACGTGCAGCAAATCAGCCAACTGCCCACTCTGGCCTTGGGCACCGAACAACGCGAATGCCAGTGGCGCCTGGATGGCCCCAACGGCGCCCGGCAAGCCGTGCCCTTCACGCCGCGTCTGGTCACCGACGACATGCTGGCGCTCAAGCAGGCCACCCTGCGCGGCGTGGGCGTCGCGGCCCTGCCACTGATGATGATCCGCGAAGAACTGGATGCCGGCACGCTCGTGCCAGTGGGGGCGCCTTGGTATCCCGAACCTGGCGCCGTTCATGCCGTTTTCCCGACACGGCGCGGCTTGCTGCCTGCTGTGCGCGAGCTTCTGGATTTCATGGGCGCGGAGTATGGTGAAAACGCCCGGCGCGAACACGACACCCAGTTGCGTCACGGCATTCCCATCCCCAAAGGCACCCCATCGTCCGATTTATAG
- a CDS encoding AraC family transcriptional regulator: MPITTVRPGELAAAAPADIAYEPARRELLCTLDRMTGHLEGSLDTPIEGLFLHRLSQPTGAKPGLQKAALAVIAQGSKRLLIGDESFEYDPFHYLISSVDLPVVAKVSVASPTLPYLGLRLDLNPEEIAELISDENLPPLVPAETVRALCVNPLGGSLLDVVLRLLRLLDTPRDIPILAPMIKRELVYRLLMNGQGVVLRQTVLQDSQLNRVAKAIRILRDNYAQPLRVEEIARDVHMSVSSLHHHFKQATAMSPLQYQKHLRLQEARRLMLSDDAGVALAAHAVGYESSSQFSREYSRLFGTAPLRDKQRWKEESAGAPA; the protein is encoded by the coding sequence ATGCCTATTACTACTGTACGACCGGGAGAGCTCGCCGCCGCCGCGCCCGCGGATATTGCCTACGAACCCGCCCGCAGAGAACTGCTTTGCACGCTGGACCGGATGACAGGACATCTGGAAGGATCGCTGGATACCCCAATCGAAGGGCTATTCCTGCACCGTCTGTCGCAGCCCACCGGCGCCAAGCCCGGCCTGCAAAAAGCCGCGCTGGCGGTCATTGCCCAGGGATCGAAACGCCTGTTGATCGGGGACGAGTCCTTTGAGTACGACCCCTTTCATTACCTGATCTCTTCCGTGGATCTGCCGGTTGTGGCCAAAGTGTCGGTCGCCAGTCCTACCCTGCCCTATCTGGGCCTGCGGCTGGATCTGAACCCGGAAGAAATCGCGGAACTGATCAGCGACGAAAATTTGCCGCCGCTGGTGCCTGCCGAGACCGTGCGCGCGCTGTGCGTGAACCCGTTGGGCGGCTCGTTGCTGGATGTGGTGCTGCGCTTGCTGCGGCTGTTGGACACGCCGCGCGACATTCCCATTCTGGCCCCGATGATCAAGCGTGAGCTGGTGTACCGGCTGCTGATGAACGGCCAGGGCGTCGTATTGCGTCAAACCGTGCTGCAAGACAGCCAACTCAATCGTGTGGCGAAGGCCATTCGCATTCTGCGGGACAACTACGCCCAGCCCCTGCGCGTAGAAGAGATCGCCCGTGACGTACACATGAGCGTGTCGTCTTTGCACCATCACTTCAAGCAGGCCACAGCCATGAGCCCGCTGCAATATCAGAAGCACCTGCGGTTGCAGGAAGCGCGCCGCCTGATGCTGAGTGATGATGCCGGGGTTGCGCTGGCCGCACATGCCGTGGGCTACGAAAGTTCGTCCCAGTTCAGCCGCGAATACAGCCGTCTGTTCGGCACGGCGCCGCTGCGCGACAAGCAACGCTGGAAAGAAGAATCGGCGGGCGCGCCCGCCTGA
- a CDS encoding aldo/keto reductase codes for MRYKKFGSTGLFVSELCLGTMTFGGEGELWSKIGSLQQEDANRLVGRALDAGVNFIDTADVYSEGRSEVITGQALRDLKVARDDVVIATKVFGQTGAGVNARGNSRFHIMDSVKKSLSRLQLDHIDLYQIHGFDPATPVEETVRALDNLVQHGHVRYVGVSNWAAWQIMKALGIAERLGLARFESLQAYYTIAGRDLERELVPMLQSEGVGLMVWSPLAGGLLSGKYGRDGKAEAGSRRAAFDFPPVDHDRAYDSIDALRQVADARGVSVAQVALAWLLHQQVVTSVIIGAKRVDQLDDNLAATAIKLTQDELAALDKVSALPPEYPGWMHVRQGEFRRKQLAESGAV; via the coding sequence ATGCGATACAAGAAATTTGGCAGCACCGGTCTGTTCGTCTCGGAACTCTGCCTGGGCACCATGACCTTCGGTGGCGAGGGCGAGCTCTGGAGCAAGATCGGCAGCTTGCAGCAGGAAGACGCAAACCGGCTGGTGGGCCGCGCTCTGGACGCAGGCGTCAATTTCATCGATACCGCTGACGTGTATTCGGAAGGCCGGTCGGAGGTCATTACCGGTCAGGCATTGCGCGATCTGAAAGTAGCGCGTGATGACGTAGTGATTGCCACCAAGGTTTTCGGCCAGACCGGCGCCGGTGTGAACGCGCGTGGCAACTCGCGCTTTCACATCATGGACAGCGTCAAGAAAAGCCTGTCGCGTTTGCAGCTGGACCACATCGATCTCTACCAGATCCATGGGTTTGACCCCGCGACCCCCGTCGAAGAAACCGTCAGGGCGCTGGACAATCTGGTGCAGCACGGGCACGTGCGCTATGTGGGCGTGTCGAACTGGGCCGCCTGGCAGATCATGAAGGCATTGGGCATTGCCGAACGCCTGGGGCTGGCGCGCTTTGAGTCGCTGCAGGCCTACTACACGATTGCAGGCCGCGACCTGGAACGTGAATTGGTGCCCATGCTGCAAAGCGAAGGGGTGGGGCTGATGGTGTGGAGCCCGCTGGCTGGCGGCCTGCTCAGCGGCAAGTATGGCCGTGACGGCAAGGCTGAAGCCGGCAGCCGCCGCGCCGCATTCGACTTCCCGCCGGTTGATCACGACCGCGCCTACGACAGTATCGACGCCTTGAGGCAGGTTGCCGATGCGCGTGGCGTATCCGTTGCCCAGGTGGCCTTGGCCTGGTTGCTGCATCAGCAGGTTGTGACCAGCGTCATCATTGGCGCCAAGCGTGTGGATCAGCTGGACGACAATCTGGCGGCCACCGCGATCAAGCTCACGCAGGACGAACTGGCTGCGCTGGACAAGGTCAGCGCTTTGCCGCCCGAGTATCCGGGTTGGATGCACGTGCGCCAGGGCGAGTTCCGGCGTAAGCAGCTTGCCGAGTCTGGCGCCGTGTAA
- a CDS encoding SMI1/KNR4 family protein — MSEFFSSGELLALREHGIALFADRVLIDVQPPLADARMAEIEAACAGPLPQALRELWQLTAGGELAYDLRTQMDGNEEALSWSELFYDGSSHYRDLQGWIEHEQECADEAATEAGETWNGKLRYLPIGGFEYCDRIYVAVEPGAGAGSVVAWKQGLPGWTHALQQDGIATVAADLHSAFAALCLETDPEQDEDSPGIRLLEYVDERVSDHGLPQGLADKLIAFYRRALVDWRSLLAAGELGQTPHLAKLALQHALAHDDAGLVQQLAAQGMRFDQPLRGSAQPVDVALMQHACTAAQALIEAGASVSDKAIHRFDRAPPTELVALLLASGAAADGLGVARCVACGSPDAARLVAKAGGEGIAAAFAEARNSMANSYQEDLRRVRAGKLGHYLGADGLAERVANLQEFSL, encoded by the coding sequence ATGAGCGAATTCTTTTCCTCTGGCGAATTGCTCGCCTTGCGTGAGCACGGCATTGCGTTGTTCGCGGATCGCGTGCTGATCGATGTTCAGCCGCCGCTTGCCGATGCGCGCATGGCGGAAATCGAGGCGGCCTGCGCAGGCCCTTTGCCACAGGCCTTGCGGGAACTCTGGCAACTGACTGCGGGAGGCGAGTTGGCGTATGACCTGCGCACGCAGATGGATGGCAACGAAGAGGCGTTGAGCTGGTCTGAACTCTTCTACGACGGCAGCAGCCACTATCGCGATCTGCAAGGCTGGATCGAACACGAACAGGAATGCGCCGACGAGGCCGCTACGGAGGCAGGCGAAACCTGGAACGGCAAGCTGCGTTATCTGCCTATCGGCGGCTTTGAGTACTGCGACCGCATCTATGTGGCAGTGGAACCCGGCGCCGGAGCAGGCAGCGTGGTCGCCTGGAAGCAGGGGCTGCCGGGCTGGACTCACGCGTTGCAGCAGGATGGCATCGCAACCGTAGCGGCCGATCTGCATAGCGCCTTCGCGGCGTTATGCCTGGAAACGGACCCCGAACAAGACGAAGACAGCCCAGGCATACGCTTGCTGGAATATGTGGACGAGCGCGTGTCGGATCACGGTTTGCCCCAAGGCCTGGCGGATAAATTGATTGCGTTCTACCGCCGCGCGCTGGTGGACTGGCGCAGCCTCTTGGCCGCAGGTGAGCTTGGGCAAACGCCGCATCTGGCCAAGCTGGCCTTGCAGCACGCGCTGGCGCATGACGATGCCGGACTGGTGCAGCAATTGGCGGCGCAAGGCATGCGTTTTGACCAGCCTTTGCGTGGCAGCGCGCAGCCGGTAGATGTGGCGCTGATGCAGCATGCCTGCACGGCGGCTCAAGCATTGATCGAAGCGGGCGCGTCCGTCAGCGACAAGGCCATTCACCGCTTCGACCGCGCGCCGCCGACCGAGTTGGTAGCGTTGTTGCTGGCGAGCGGCGCAGCCGCTGACGGCTTGGGCGTGGCGCGCTGCGTGGCTTGCGGTTCGCCCGATGCGGCGCGGCTGGTTGCAAAGGCAGGGGGCGAGGGGATTGCCGCGGCCTTTGCTGAGGCCCGTAATTCCATGGCCAACAGCTATCAGGAAGACCTGCGCCGCGTGCGTGCGGGCAAGCTTGGTCACTATCTGGGCGCGGATGGCTTGGCTGAACGCGTCGCCAACCTGCAGGAGTTTTCGCTATGA
- a CDS encoding lysozyme inhibitor LprI family protein, with amino-acid sequence MTFQNHAAAAVVAFLCISAPALAASKPSFDCGKARTDVEKAICADPALATQDASIAAHYGQARKAFDEPTAKALADDQRYFVHLRNDAYAEPFNQNSPRAELSERLKYRDLFLASIALTPREGFEGYWGNLAGGFSVKKQADGQLFFEGQAAHPQNGRWVCDVSGIARVKDGTLVIDATDNEGWTLTLKRIGAGVELAEAAQAKDQAGFGPPYCGLNGHLSGVYFPVRKP; translated from the coding sequence ATGACGTTTCAGAACCATGCCGCAGCGGCGGTCGTTGCGTTTCTGTGCATCAGCGCCCCGGCGCTGGCGGCGTCCAAGCCTTCGTTCGATTGCGGCAAAGCACGCACGGATGTCGAAAAAGCCATCTGCGCTGACCCCGCACTGGCAACGCAGGATGCGAGCATCGCGGCGCACTACGGCCAGGCCAGAAAAGCCTTTGATGAGCCGACCGCCAAGGCGCTGGCAGACGATCAGCGCTATTTCGTGCACCTGCGCAACGATGCCTATGCAGAGCCGTTCAATCAGAACTCGCCTCGTGCTGAACTGTCCGAGCGATTGAAATATCGCGATCTATTTCTAGCCTCCATTGCCTTGACCCCACGCGAGGGGTTTGAGGGATATTGGGGCAATCTGGCTGGCGGATTCTCGGTGAAGAAGCAGGCCGATGGCCAACTGTTCTTTGAAGGGCAGGCGGCTCACCCGCAGAACGGCCGCTGGGTATGCGACGTGAGCGGCATCGCCCGGGTCAAGGACGGCACGCTGGTAATTGATGCTACCGACAACGAAGGATGGACGTTGACGCTCAAACGCATTGGCGCAGGCGTGGAACTGGCTGAAGCGGCTCAGGCGAAAGACCAAGCGGGATTCGGTCCGCCTTATTGCGGTTTGAACGGCCACCTGAGCGGCGTATATTTCCCGGTGCGCAAACCTTGA
- a CDS encoding tetratricopeptide repeat protein, giving the protein MLTTLRRRLLPFLLVSPLLAFLAPAAIAQDASQLDHAYQSELQAENAALRARIQKMPPAMQELNSQVSAALRAGNGPEAQRIAEQMAQKYPDNADVKLFLAKLQSQQGNFAAAVELIDQSIKLNPGNKWAYINKAGAQAERSDLPNALATTQELTKRFPDWSIGYNLQASLLDSMNREAEALQTYQKAVRAQPASALILTNLGNLQRRLGHITDARLSYEAALRVEPGYPLTEAELASMPK; this is encoded by the coding sequence ATGCTTACGACTCTGCGACGCCGTCTGCTTCCCTTTCTGTTGGTCTCGCCGCTTTTGGCTTTTCTTGCACCTGCGGCCATTGCCCAGGACGCGTCCCAGCTGGACCACGCCTATCAATCTGAATTGCAGGCGGAAAACGCCGCCTTGCGTGCACGCATACAGAAGATGCCGCCCGCCATGCAAGAGCTGAACTCGCAGGTCTCTGCCGCCTTGCGCGCAGGCAACGGCCCAGAAGCGCAACGCATCGCCGAACAGATGGCACAGAAGTATCCGGACAATGCCGATGTGAAGCTGTTCCTGGCCAAACTGCAAAGCCAGCAGGGCAATTTTGCAGCGGCGGTGGAGCTGATCGATCAGTCCATCAAGCTGAACCCCGGCAATAAGTGGGCGTATATCAACAAGGCAGGCGCGCAGGCCGAACGTTCCGACCTGCCCAACGCGCTGGCAACCACCCAGGAACTGACAAAGCGATTCCCTGACTGGAGCATAGGCTACAACCTGCAAGCATCGTTGCTGGACAGCATGAACCGCGAAGCCGAAGCGCTACAGACCTATCAGAAAGCCGTGCGCGCCCAGCCCGCCAGCGCATTGATCCTGACCAACTTGGGCAACCTGCAACGCCGGCTTGGGCATATCACCGACGCGCGTCTGTCTTACGAGGCTGCGTTGCGCGTGGAACCTGGCTACCCTCTGACCGAGGCCGAGCTGGCCAGCATGCCCAAATAA